One Megamonas hypermegale genomic window carries:
- a CDS encoding N-acetylmuramoyl-L-alanine amidase, whose amino-acid sequence MNKRLAIVSLVLCLTLIWFQSIVLAASDVATIEDLRVSTSDDKVRIVADANKEVDYQSFALSSPNRVVVDLSNATLGKNVSKEIDVDNRYVEKVRVAQFNKDVVRIVVESPVKKNDYDVFGIVGGSSPYRVAMDFGQISYNLGNSSSSGSQSMSNNTSINSNNNSNNYKPSVNVDKNTKKVLKGKVITIDPGHGGSDSGAVGPTGLYEKTATLKIGLNVAEMLKQSGAKVYITRKTDKDVYGPNASATAELQARCDVGNWSDSDIFVSIHLDSFTSPSAKGTTGYYYTGGSYNSQKLATYVKDGIIEQIGTPDRGTKTSNFYVVKNTEMPATLVEVAFVSNPDEEAILKSEDGIKKAAIGIFNGIVKYFQS is encoded by the coding sequence ATGAATAAACGATTAGCTATAGTTTCTTTGGTTTTGTGTTTAACATTAATTTGGTTTCAAAGTATTGTTTTAGCGGCAAGTGATGTAGCAACTATAGAAGATTTGCGTGTTAGTACCAGTGATGATAAAGTACGTATTGTAGCTGATGCAAATAAGGAAGTTGATTATCAATCGTTTGCATTATCTTCTCCAAATAGAGTGGTGGTAGATTTAAGTAATGCTACTTTGGGAAAAAATGTATCAAAAGAAATTGATGTGGATAATCGTTATGTAGAAAAAGTCCGTGTAGCACAGTTTAATAAAGATGTAGTTCGTATTGTAGTTGAATCACCTGTTAAGAAAAACGATTATGATGTATTCGGTATTGTTGGTGGAAGTAGTCCTTATAGAGTAGCTATGGATTTTGGGCAGATATCATATAATTTAGGCAATAGTTCTTCAAGTGGTAGTCAATCAATGAGTAATAATACTTCTATTAACAGCAATAATAATAGTAATAATTATAAACCGAGTGTAAATGTAGATAAAAATACTAAAAAGGTGCTCAAGGGAAAAGTGATTACAATTGACCCAGGGCATGGTGGCAGTGATTCAGGTGCAGTAGGACCTACTGGTTTATATGAAAAGACAGCAACACTTAAGATTGGCTTAAATGTTGCGGAAATGCTTAAACAATCAGGTGCAAAAGTTTATATAACGCGTAAAACTGACAAGGATGTTTATGGGCCAAATGCATCAGCAACAGCAGAACTTCAAGCTCGTTGTGATGTAGGAAATTGGTCGGATTCAGATATTTTTGTAAGCATTCATTTAGATTCATTTACATCACCATCTGCAAAAGGAACGACTGGCTATTATTACACTGGTGGCAGTTATAACAGTCAAAAATTAGCAACGTATGTAAAAGATGGTATTATTGAACAAATTGGCACACCAGACCGTGGTACTAAGACAAGTAATTTCTATGTAGTTAAGAATACAGAAATGCCAGCAACGCTTGTTGAAGTTGCTTTTGTATCTAATCCAGATGAAGAAGCTATTTTAAAAAGTGAAGATGGCATAAAAAAAGCAGCGATAGGTATTTTTAATGGTATTGTAAAATATTTTCAAAGCTAA
- a CDS encoding amino acid ABC transporter permease gives MRIVMPMLEGSQVTLQIFFITLILSLPLGMLFSLGRLSSIRVIRYITEVYIWLMRGTPLMLQLLFVYFALPMVGIRLPDIAAALLAFSLNYAAYFAEIFRAGIQSVDKGQYEAAKALGMNYPQMMRHVIWPQVIRMVLPPISNETINLVKDTSLIYILAMNDLLRVARSIVQREFDMTPFLVAAIFYLFMTFILTWGFKKLETKYNIKV, from the coding sequence ATGAGAATTGTAATGCCAATGCTAGAAGGTTCACAAGTAACCTTGCAAATTTTCTTTATTACTTTAATTTTATCGTTACCGTTAGGTATGTTATTTTCTTTAGGAAGATTATCTTCAATAAGAGTAATTAGATACATAACAGAAGTATATATTTGGTTAATGCGTGGTACACCACTTATGTTACAGTTGTTATTTGTGTATTTTGCTCTTCCTATGGTAGGAATTCGTTTACCAGATATTGCAGCTGCATTATTAGCATTTTCACTTAATTATGCGGCATATTTTGCAGAAATATTTAGAGCTGGTATTCAATCTGTTGATAAGGGTCAATATGAAGCTGCTAAAGCTTTAGGAATGAATTATCCGCAAATGATGCGACATGTTATTTGGCCACAAGTTATTAGAATGGTATTGCCACCAATAAGTAATGAAACAATTAATCTTGTAAAAGATACATCACTTATCTATATATTGGCGATGAATGATTTATTGCGTGTAGCTCGTTCTATTGTACAACGAGAATTTGATATGACACCGTTTTTAGTAGCGGCTATATTCTATTTATTTATGACATTTATTTTGACTTGGGGCTTTAAGAAGCTGGAAACAAAATATAATATTAAGGTTTAA
- a CDS encoding ABC transporter permease, with protein MLFKETVQMAISALWSNKMRSLLTMLGIIIGVGAVIAMVSIGMGVQKQVEDSIASLGSNMLIVNASATKNAAGVRQAAGSNVRLKLEDAEAIKAKIPDAEYVSPSVQKNYQIVNGNQNWNTQVVGVTPDYMYIRSLSIANGTFITQKDVDTRSRVAVIGTTVAENLFGEGVNPVGKNIRINNDPFKVVGLLESKGQSSVGQDQDDIVIIPITTATMRIMAMDHIQSISIQVVSADKMDQVQAEIENLMRQRHRITGDKEDDFTVRNLTSIMETMTSTSTMLTLMLGSVAGISLLVGGIGIMNIMMVSVTERTREIGIRKALGATYSNIMFQFLIEAVFVGIIGGIIGIGLGIGLATIISQFGGFNTVITATPILISFGFSVGISLFFGIYPARKAARLDPIEALRYE; from the coding sequence ATGTTGTTTAAAGAAACCGTTCAAATGGCTATATCAGCATTATGGTCAAATAAAATGCGCTCTCTTTTAACTATGTTAGGCATAATTATTGGCGTTGGTGCTGTAATTGCTATGGTATCAATCGGTATGGGTGTTCAAAAACAAGTAGAAGACTCCATCGCTAGTCTCGGTAGTAATATGCTTATCGTCAATGCTAGTGCCACCAAAAATGCTGCTGGCGTTAGACAAGCAGCAGGTTCAAATGTTCGACTAAAATTAGAAGATGCTGAAGCTATAAAAGCAAAAATACCTGATGCTGAATATGTTTCTCCTTCCGTACAAAAAAATTATCAGATAGTAAATGGCAATCAAAACTGGAATACACAAGTTGTTGGTGTAACGCCAGATTATATGTATATACGTTCTTTATCAATCGCCAATGGTACATTTATCACCCAAAAAGATGTTGATACGCGTTCTCGTGTAGCAGTTATCGGTACTACTGTCGCTGAAAATCTCTTTGGTGAAGGTGTAAACCCAGTTGGTAAAAATATTCGTATCAATAATGACCCATTTAAAGTCGTCGGCTTATTAGAAAGCAAAGGTCAATCCTCTGTAGGTCAAGACCAAGACGATATCGTGATAATTCCTATAACGACCGCTACCATGCGTATAATGGCTATGGACCATATTCAATCTATAAGCATACAAGTAGTCTCTGCTGATAAAATGGACCAAGTTCAAGCGGAGATTGAAAATTTGATGCGCCAACGCCACCGCATTACAGGTGATAAAGAAGATGACTTCACCGTTCGCAATTTGACCAGTATCATGGAAACCATGACTAGCACAAGCACAATGCTTACTTTAATGCTAGGTAGTGTTGCTGGCATTTCACTGCTCGTCGGTGGTATCGGCATCATGAATATCATGATGGTATCTGTAACTGAACGAACGCGCGAAATCGGCATACGAAAAGCACTCGGTGCCACTTATAGCAATATAATGTTTCAATTTCTCATTGAAGCAGTCTTCGTCGGCATAATTGGCGGTATAATCGGCATTGGTCTTGGTATTGGACTTGCTACGATTATTTCTCAATTTGGTGGCTTCAATACTGTGATTACAGCTACACCGATTTTGATTTCCTTCGGTTTTTCTGTTGGCATCAGCTTATTCTTCGGCATTTACCCTGCCAGAAAAGCAGCACGCCTTGACCCAATAGAAGCCCTTCGTTACGAATAA